The following are encoded in a window of Balaenoptera ricei isolate mBalRic1 chromosome 1, mBalRic1.hap2, whole genome shotgun sequence genomic DNA:
- the RWDD3 gene encoding RWD domain-containing protein 3 isoform X1: MAEAVREELSVLGAIFCGPDEWEVLSLSETDGTVFRILTRAEGFMDADIPLQLVFHLPVNYPSCLPGIVVNSEHLTRAECEIVKEKLLEQAETLLSEPMVHELVLWIQQNLRHILKRPETGGGSEKCTSAASTTVDDGLWMTLLHLDHMRAKTKYVKTVEKWASDLRLTGRLMFMGKIILILLQGDRNNIKEYLILQKTCTVDVDSSGKKCKEKMISVLFETKVQTEHKRFLAFEVKEYSSLDELQKEFETAGLKKLFSELVLRLVK, translated from the exons ATGGCGGAGGCGGTGCGGGAGGAGCTCTCGGTCCTGGGTGCGATTTTCTGCGGGCCCGACGAGTGGGAAGTGCTGAGTCTCTCAG AGACAGATGGGACTGTGTTCAGAATTCTCACAAGAGCCGAAGGATTTATGGATGCGGATATACCCTTACAATTGGTGTTCCATTTACCGGTCAATTACCCGTCGTGTCTGCCTGGTATTGTGGTTAACTCCGAACACCTGACCAGGGCTGAGTGTGAGATTGTGAAAGAGAAGTTACTGGAGCAAGCAGAGACCCTTTTGTCGGAACCTATGGTTCATGAGCTGGTTCTCTGGATTCAACAGAATCTCAGGCACATCCTCAAGCGACCAGAAACTGGAGGTGGCAGTGAAAAGTGCACTTCTGCAGCAAGCACGACTGTGGATGATGGATTGTGGATGACTCTTTTGCATTTAGATCACATGAGAGCAAAGACTAAATATGTCAAAACTGTGGAGAAGTGGGCTTCCGATTTAAGGCTGACAGGAAGACTGATGTTCATGGGTAAAATAATACTGATTTTACTGCAGGGAGACAGAAACAACATCAAG GAGTACCTGATTCTTCAGAAAACCTGCACAGTAGATGTGGACTCAAGTggaaagaaatgcaaagagaaaatgaTTAGTGTACTGTTTGAAACAAAAGTACAGACAGAACACAAAAG GTTTCTGGCATTTGAAGTCAAAGAGTATTCATCGTTGGATGAGTTACAAAAGGAATTTGAAACTGCAGGACTTAAGAAGCTTTTCTCCGAACTTGTACTTAGGCTGGTAAAATGA
- the RWDD3 gene encoding RWD domain-containing protein 3 isoform X2 yields MAEAVREELSVLGAIFCGPDEWEVLSLSETDGTVFRILTRAEGFMDADIPLQLVFHLPVNYPSCLPGIVVNSEHLTRAECEIVKEKLLEQAETLLSEPMVHELVLWIQQNLRHILKRPETGGGSEKCTSAASTTVDDGLWMTLLHLDHMRAKTKYVKTVEKWASDLRLTGRLMFMGVPDSSENLHSRCGLKWKEMQREND; encoded by the exons ATGGCGGAGGCGGTGCGGGAGGAGCTCTCGGTCCTGGGTGCGATTTTCTGCGGGCCCGACGAGTGGGAAGTGCTGAGTCTCTCAG AGACAGATGGGACTGTGTTCAGAATTCTCACAAGAGCCGAAGGATTTATGGATGCGGATATACCCTTACAATTGGTGTTCCATTTACCGGTCAATTACCCGTCGTGTCTGCCTGGTATTGTGGTTAACTCCGAACACCTGACCAGGGCTGAGTGTGAGATTGTGAAAGAGAAGTTACTGGAGCAAGCAGAGACCCTTTTGTCGGAACCTATGGTTCATGAGCTGGTTCTCTGGATTCAACAGAATCTCAGGCACATCCTCAAGCGACCAGAAACTGGAGGTGGCAGTGAAAAGTGCACTTCTGCAGCAAGCACGACTGTGGATGATGGATTGTGGATGACTCTTTTGCATTTAGATCACATGAGAGCAAAGACTAAATATGTCAAAACTGTGGAGAAGTGGGCTTCCGATTTAAGGCTGACAGGAAGACTGATGTTCATGG GAGTACCTGATTCTTCAGAAAACCTGCACAGTAGATGTGGACTCAAGTggaaagaaatgcaaagagaaaatgaTTAG